Part of the bacterium genome, GCTCAGCACGTAGAGCACCGGCGCCCACATCCCCAGACCTTCCAGCGCCGCCCGGGCGCGCTCCGGGTCGCGGACGAGTTCGAACAGTCCAAACAGGTAGAGAACGCCGATGAGCGCGGCGACGCCGCTCAGCAATGCGATTCGCCTGAGTGTGCTACTCCGATTTCCCTCCAAGGGCTTCACCTTTCGCGGGTTCTTGCGTAGCGGCAGGATACGCCAATCGACAGATCGCGATGCTCCGCCCGCTCGGATGTCGTTACAACATGTATTGGCATGCATTGTGTCATCTGATACGGTATGCCTCCATGACACATCCAGTCCGATCTGCGAGCGGTTTTGCGAGTTTGTTTCCCTTCTCCCTCCCGAAGACAGGCGTCCTGGTGACGTGCCTGTTCGCGACGGGTCTCCTGGGCCTGCCGACGTATTCGGCTCTCGCCCAGGAGGCCGAAGCCGGCGCGAGCGACGCTGTCCCCGGTCTGCCCTTCAAGGAAGGCGATGTGATCGACCTGGAGAACGCGGAAAAGCTGCGCGGCTTCCTGCCACCGGAGTTCTGGGAACATCGCGAGTTCTTCTTCTACGAAGGCATGGCGCTGGAGATCGGAGCCACGCAACGCGACTACACACCGGCCGCCGAATACATGGCCGCAACGAAGCGCTACCAGAAGGGTTCGCATCTGGGTCGCGACGGAGCGTTGATCGGACACAAGGGCGGACGACCCTTCCCGACCGATTCGATCGATTGCACGGGCGATCCCGAGGCCGGTAGCCAGATCATCTGGAACTTCAACAAGGCGTGGAACGGCAGCGGCTGGAACACGAACTTCTTCTACAGCTACTGGGATCGCGGCGAACAGCTACCGCTGTTCTACAAGGGCCGCTCCGAGGGCGTGGCGCTGTCGCAACGCGTCGAAGAGAAGTACCAGGCGAACGGGGGCGATGTCTTTCTGAAGGAAAAGCGTCTTTCGGCCGGTGGCGTGACGATCACCGAGCCTTTCGATGCGCGCGGCATCATGACGCTGAGCTATCGCTACAAGGCTTCGGACAATCCGCTCGACGAGGCGCGCAACGACGATCTCTGGGTCTACATCCCGGATCTGCGCCGCGTGCGACGCATCTCACAGGCGCAGCGCACCGATTCCATCCAGGGCACCGACTTCTCGATGGACGATCTGCGCAGCTTCAACGGCATTCCGCCGCAGTACAACTGGAGCTGTCTGAAAGAAGACCGGGTCCTCCATCCGATCAACACAGTGGGCCTGGGCTTTCCCTATAGCGACGACTACAACTACGGACCCTACGGATTCTCGTACGCCAACGACCGCTGGGAAATTCGCGATGCCTTCGTGATCCGCTTCGAGCCCAAGAACGAAGATCATCCCTACAGCCGCAAGGATATCTGGATCGACAAACAGACCTATATGCCGCTGTACAGCTTCGCCTACGATCGCAAGGGCGAACTGTGGAAGATCATCTGGCATAACTTCCGCTGGACCGAGGACTGGCGCGGACAGACGCCCGAGCAGACCGATCCCATGGCGCCGAAGGGGCTCTGGAACCCACCCTGGGACGGCGTGAAGGAAACGCGCGCGCTGGGACTGAATTCACAGATCATCGTGAACACCCAGACGGGAACGGGCAATCGCATCGAGGTGTTCAACATCAAGACCGCGCCGCCGCCAACGAAGGGCAAGATCCGTCGACTGATCGACATCGGCCGCCTGAACAAGGGACGTTAGGCGCCCGCACGCTGGAGTGCCCTGACCCGACGCTGATCAGGCGTGCACGAGGCGCACGGCGTAGAAGCCGTCGCAACGATCGCGATGCGGTAGCGTCACCAGCGCGCCGGTGTCGTCCACGAGCTTGCCGGCTTCCGGTGTCAGGAAGGGGCGCGGATCGTCGACGCGGAACTTCTTGTGCGCCTGAAGGAAGCGGGCCAGCACGCCGACGGTTTCCTCGGCCGTGAACGTGCACACGCTGTACACGAGCACGCCGCCGGGGCTCACGTAACGCGCGGCGGAATCCAGTATGGAATAGGCGTTGGCCGCCGCTTTGGGGATGTCCTTGGGCCGCAAGTGCCAACGGGCATCGGGATTGCGGCGCAGAGTTCCCAACCCAGAGCACGGAGCGTCCACGAGGATGCGCGGGAAGCGCAAGCGACCCTGTAGATCGAAACCGTGGGCCGCGTCGCGCTGCAGGACGCGCAGGTTCGAGACCTTCATGCGGGCGGCAGCGCGGTGGATCAACGCCAGGCGCTGCTGGTGCAGTTCCATCGCGATCACTTCACCGCCGGGGCCGACCTGCTCGGCCAGTTGTATGGACTTGCCGCCGGGAGCGGCACAACAATCGACTACGGTATCGCCGGGCTGCGCGCCCAGCATCAGCGGAACCAGTTGCGAGGCTTCGTCCTGGATCGTGTACTCGCCTTCGTCGAAAGCCGGTTTGCGCACCGGGTCGATCTGCAGATCGGTCACCGCCGCGGGAGCCAGCACCGACTCGCGACCGCGCAATGCGCGCGCCACATGTTCGCGATCGACTCCAGCCGCGACGCGCACGGTGCGCGGGGGTGCGTGGGCACAAGCTTCGGCGAGTTGCGCGGCTTCTTCGGCGCCGAACTGTTCGAGCCAGCGTTCCGCTAGCCATTCGGGCAGCGAACCCCAGGCCTGTAGATAGGCCAGCGGGTCCTCAGCGAAGTCGGGATAGCGGACCTTGCCTTCATCGAAGCGCTGCGCCAGTCCGCGCAAGACCGCATTGGTGAAGCCCGCTGCGCGACCCAGGTCGGCATCCTGCACCAGCTTGACGGCTTCGTTGACGGCGGCGGCGTGCGGAATGGTTTCGAGAAACAGGATTTGATAGGCGGAGATGCGCAGTAGATTGCGGATCTCCGGCTCCACCTTCGCCAGCGGCCGGTCCAGACCCTGTTCCAGGGCCCAGTCGATACGCCCGCGCATGCGCAGACTTCCGTAGGACAGTTCCGTGGCAAACGCGCGATCGCGGCGCGAGAGATCGGTCTCGCGCAGAGCTGCGTGCAACACCAGTTCCGCGTAGGCGCGGTCCAGTTCCACACGCTCCAGAACGTGCCAGGCAATACCGCGGGCGGTCGCGGTCACATGGGGCCTGGAACGGAAACCAACCCGGTCAGTTCCTGCAATCTGGCGACGCGCTCGTCGGTCGACGGGTGCGTGCTGAA contains:
- a CDS encoding DUF1329 domain-containing protein gives rise to the protein MTHPVRSASGFASLFPFSLPKTGVLVTCLFATGLLGLPTYSALAQEAEAGASDAVPGLPFKEGDVIDLENAEKLRGFLPPEFWEHREFFFYEGMALEIGATQRDYTPAAEYMAATKRYQKGSHLGRDGALIGHKGGRPFPTDSIDCTGDPEAGSQIIWNFNKAWNGSGWNTNFFYSYWDRGEQLPLFYKGRSEGVALSQRVEEKYQANGGDVFLKEKRLSAGGVTITEPFDARGIMTLSYRYKASDNPLDEARNDDLWVYIPDLRRVRRISQAQRTDSIQGTDFSMDDLRSFNGIPPQYNWSCLKEDRVLHPINTVGLGFPYSDDYNYGPYGFSYANDRWEIRDAFVIRFEPKNEDHPYSRKDIWIDKQTYMPLYSFAYDRKGELWKIIWHNFRWTEDWRGQTPEQTDPMAPKGLWNPPWDGVKETRALGLNSQIIVNTQTGTGNRIEVFNIKTAPPPTKGKIRRLIDIGRLNKGR
- the rsmB gene encoding 16S rRNA (cytosine(967)-C(5))-methyltransferase RsmB is translated as MTATARGIAWHVLERVELDRAYAELVLHAALRETDLSRRDRAFATELSYGSLRMRGRIDWALEQGLDRPLAKVEPEIRNLLRISAYQILFLETIPHAAAVNEAVKLVQDADLGRAAGFTNAVLRGLAQRFDEGKVRYPDFAEDPLAYLQAWGSLPEWLAERWLEQFGAEEAAQLAEACAHAPPRTVRVAAGVDREHVARALRGRESVLAPAAVTDLQIDPVRKPAFDEGEYTIQDEASQLVPLMLGAQPGDTVVDCCAAPGGKSIQLAEQVGPGGEVIAMELHQQRLALIHRAAARMKVSNLRVLQRDAAHGFDLQGRLRFPRILVDAPCSGLGTLRRNPDARWHLRPKDIPKAAANAYSILDSAARYVSPGGVLVYSVCTFTAEETVGVLARFLQAHKKFRVDDPRPFLTPEAGKLVDDTGALVTLPHRDRCDGFYAVRLVHA